In one window of Bradyrhizobium sp. AZCC 1721 DNA:
- a CDS encoding branched-chain amino acid ABC transporter permease, whose translation MNTTIMLFLLQDGITNGAIYALLGLALVLVFAVTRVILIPQGEFVTFGALSYAMLATGQVPGTAKLAMAMGVVAFGLDLFEARRSLRPKRVARAFALNIALPAAILALTYGLAGPKTPIAVNIALSLLIVAAIGLFLYRIAFQPIAHTSVLVLLIASVGCHLALQGLGLVFFGAEGLRGPALSNAALTIGPLRFTGQSLAVYGLTVAFIAALWLFFGFTLMGKALRATAVNRLGARLVGIRTTLSGQIAFLLASLIGAISGILIVPITTLYYDTGFLIGLKGFIAAIIGGLVSYPLTAVAALLVGSVEAFSSFYASNFKEVIVFTLILPVLVLRSLAAPAVEEEKD comes from the coding sequence TTGAATACGACGATCATGCTGTTCCTGCTGCAGGACGGCATCACCAATGGCGCGATCTATGCGCTGCTCGGGCTTGCGCTGGTGCTGGTGTTTGCCGTCACCCGCGTCATCCTGATTCCGCAGGGCGAATTCGTGACCTTCGGCGCGCTGAGCTACGCCATGCTGGCAACCGGTCAGGTGCCGGGCACCGCAAAGCTGGCGATGGCCATGGGCGTGGTCGCCTTCGGCCTCGACCTGTTTGAGGCGCGGCGATCGCTACGGCCCAAGCGGGTCGCGCGCGCCTTTGCCCTCAACATCGCTCTCCCCGCCGCGATCCTGGCCCTGACCTACGGCCTTGCCGGTCCCAAGACCCCGATTGCGGTCAACATCGCGCTGTCGCTTTTGATCGTCGCGGCGATCGGGCTGTTCCTCTACCGCATCGCGTTTCAACCGATCGCCCATACCTCGGTGCTGGTGCTGCTCATCGCCTCCGTCGGCTGTCATCTGGCGCTGCAGGGCCTGGGCCTCGTGTTCTTCGGTGCCGAGGGCCTGCGCGGGCCGGCGCTGTCGAATGCCGCGCTGACGATCGGCCCACTGCGCTTCACCGGCCAGAGCCTTGCGGTGTACGGTCTAACCGTCGCCTTCATCGCCGCGCTCTGGCTGTTCTTCGGCTTCACGCTGATGGGCAAGGCGTTGCGCGCTACCGCCGTCAACCGCCTCGGCGCCCGCCTCGTCGGCATCCGCACCACACTATCGGGGCAGATTGCTTTCCTGCTGGCATCCCTGATCGGCGCGATTTCCGGGATCCTGATCGTGCCGATCACCACGCTCTATTACGACACCGGCTTCCTGATCGGCCTGAAAGGTTTTATTGCCGCGATCATCGGCGGACTCGTCAGCTATCCGCTTACGGCCGTCGCAGCCTTGCTGGTCGGCAGCGTCGAGGCATTCTCATCGTTCTACGCCAGCAATTTCAAGGAGGTCATCGTCTTTACGCTGATCCTTCCCGTGCTGGTGCTGCGTTCGCTTGCGGCGCCCGCGGTCGAGGAAGAGAAGGATTGA
- a CDS encoding branched-chain amino acid ABC transporter ATP-binding protein/permease has translation MNQRTPLIIFALVMAAIPFIPGIPPFWIVLLNNIGLAALVAMGLVLLTGVGGLTSFGQAAFCGFGAYTTAVLATAYGVSPWLTLPLSLVVSGIAAVLLGIVTVRLSGHYLPLGTIAWGIGLFYLFSKLEFLGRNDGISGIPPLSIGNFRMLDPGTIYFAIWIAVLVSALLTINLLDSRTGRAIRALRRGHIAGEAFGVQTPRAKLLVFIYAAVLAGLSGWLYAHFQRAANPTPFGAQAGIEYLFIAVVGGAGYVWGAVLGAGIVVILKEILQSYLPYIFGGQSQLETIVFGILLVVLLQLAPTGVWPWLMSRLPIQPGRRMPDASLPLATPVRAQASSAVLLQIEKARKQFGGVIAVNDVSFDVQAREIVALIGPNGAGKSTTFNLITGVLTTTGGTISVLGNKVDNAPPQEVVKLGVARTFQHVKLVPDMTVLENVAIGAHLRGSAGAISSMLRLDRADEAKLLAEAARQIERVGLGDQIDQLAGSLSLGQQRIVEIARALCVDPLLLLLDEPAAGLRHMEKQRLAALLRQLRDGGMSVLLVEHDMGFVMDLADRVVVLDFGTKIAEGTPDAIKTNPDVIKAYLGATA, from the coding sequence ATGAACCAGCGCACCCCTCTCATCATCTTCGCGCTCGTGATGGCAGCGATCCCGTTTATTCCGGGCATCCCGCCATTCTGGATCGTGCTGCTCAACAATATCGGCCTCGCCGCACTGGTGGCGATGGGCCTCGTGCTCTTGACCGGCGTCGGCGGCCTCACCTCTTTCGGCCAAGCCGCCTTCTGCGGTTTCGGCGCCTACACCACGGCGGTATTGGCCACGGCCTATGGTGTCTCGCCATGGCTGACGCTGCCTCTCTCGCTGGTGGTCAGCGGCATCGCCGCGGTCCTGCTAGGCATCGTCACGGTACGGCTGTCCGGCCATTATCTGCCGCTCGGCACCATCGCCTGGGGCATCGGCCTGTTTTACCTGTTCAGCAAGCTGGAATTCCTCGGCCGCAATGACGGCATCTCCGGCATCCCGCCGCTCTCGATCGGCAATTTCCGGATGCTCGATCCCGGCACGATCTATTTCGCGATCTGGATCGCGGTGCTGGTCTCGGCGCTCCTCACCATCAACCTCCTGGACTCCCGCACCGGCCGCGCGATCCGCGCGCTGCGGCGCGGGCATATCGCCGGCGAAGCGTTCGGCGTGCAGACGCCGCGCGCCAAGCTTCTGGTATTCATCTATGCGGCGGTGCTCGCGGGCTTGTCCGGCTGGCTCTATGCGCATTTCCAGCGCGCCGCCAATCCGACGCCGTTCGGCGCGCAGGCCGGCATCGAATATCTGTTCATCGCCGTGGTCGGCGGCGCCGGCTATGTCTGGGGCGCGGTGCTCGGCGCCGGCATCGTCGTGATCCTCAAGGAGATCCTGCAAAGCTATCTGCCCTATATCTTCGGCGGCCAGAGCCAGCTCGAGACCATCGTGTTCGGCATCCTGCTGGTCGTTCTGCTGCAGCTCGCGCCGACCGGCGTCTGGCCCTGGCTGATGTCGCGACTGCCGATCCAACCGGGCCGCAGGATGCCCGATGCGTCGCTTCCGCTTGCCACGCCCGTGCGCGCACAGGCTTCGTCCGCCGTCCTGCTGCAGATCGAGAAGGCGCGCAAGCAGTTCGGCGGCGTGATTGCCGTTAACGACGTCTCCTTCGACGTCCAGGCCCGCGAGATCGTTGCCCTGATCGGCCCCAACGGCGCCGGCAAGAGCACGACCTTCAACTTGATCACGGGCGTGCTGACGACCACCGGCGGCACCATCTCGGTGCTCGGCAACAAGGTCGACAACGCTCCGCCGCAGGAGGTTGTAAAACTCGGCGTCGCGCGCACCTTCCAGCATGTCAAGCTGGTCCCTGACATGACCGTGCTGGAGAACGTCGCGATCGGTGCGCATTTGCGGGGGTCTGCGGGAGCGATCTCCAGCATGCTCCGGCTCGACCGGGCCGACGAGGCGAAATTGCTGGCGGAAGCCGCCCGCCAGATCGAGCGCGTCGGCTTGGGCGACCAGATCGACCAGTTGGCGGGAAGCCTGTCGCTCGGCCAGCAGCGCATTGTCGAGATTGCACGCGCGCTGTGCGTCGATCCATTGCTGCTGCTGCTCGACGAGCCGGCCGCGGGACTGCGCCATATGGAAAAGCAGCGGCTCGCTGCCCTGCTCCGTCAACTGCGCGACGGCGGCATGTCAGTGCTGCTGGTCGAGCACGACATGGGTTTTGTGATGGATCTCGCCGACCGCGTCGTGGTGCTGGATTTCGGCACCAAGATCGCCGAGGGCACGCCGGATGCGATCAAGACCAATCCCGATGTGATCAAGGCCTATCTCGGAGCTACCGCATGA
- a CDS encoding ABC transporter ATP-binding protein, protein MSALLSVSDAHVSYGKVEAVRSVSLEVADDEIVTIIGANGAGKTTLLNAIMGVLPLKGATAFASTDMTPLDIEDRVAAGLCLVPEHRELFGTMNVEDNLQLGAFRIPKATAARSFERVYTLFPRLKERRKQLAGTLSGGEQQMLAMGRALMGAPKLLMLDEPSLGLAPIIVADIFRTIGELRAAGVSVLLVEQNAQAALKIADRAYVMELGEFILSGSAKDIASNQRVAASYLGFQHEGVSGI, encoded by the coding sequence ATGAGTGCGCTGTTATCGGTCTCCGACGCTCACGTTTCCTACGGCAAGGTCGAAGCCGTGCGCTCGGTTTCGCTCGAGGTCGCCGACGATGAGATCGTCACCATCATCGGCGCCAACGGCGCCGGCAAGACCACGCTGCTGAATGCCATCATGGGCGTGCTGCCGCTCAAGGGCGCCACCGCCTTCGCCAGCACCGACATGACCCCGCTCGACATCGAAGATCGCGTCGCAGCGGGCCTCTGTCTCGTGCCGGAGCACCGCGAATTGTTCGGCACCATGAACGTCGAGGACAATCTGCAGCTCGGTGCCTTCCGGATTCCGAAGGCAACCGCGGCAAGGTCGTTCGAGCGGGTCTACACGCTGTTTCCGCGGCTCAAGGAGCGGCGCAAGCAATTGGCCGGCACGCTCTCCGGCGGCGAGCAGCAGATGCTGGCGATGGGTCGCGCCCTGATGGGCGCGCCAAAACTGTTGATGCTCGACGAACCGAGCCTTGGTCTCGCGCCGATCATCGTGGCCGACATCTTCCGCACCATCGGTGAGTTGCGGGCGGCCGGCGTCTCGGTGCTGCTGGTCGAACAGAATGCGCAAGCGGCGCTTAAAATCGCCGACCGCGCCTACGTCATGGAACTCGGCGAATTCATCCTGTCCGGATCGGCCAAGGATATCGCCAGCAACCAGCGCGTCGCGGCGAGCTATCTCGGCTTCCAGCACGAGGGCGTAAGCGGGATTTAG
- a CDS encoding ABC transporter substrate-binding protein, translated as MKKAFLSAAAVIAALALPGAPVIAQTNEITIGITVTTTGPAAALGIPERNSLDFVPKEIGGVPIKIIVLDDGGDPTTATTNARRFVTESKADIIMGSSTTPPTVAVSTVANEAGIPHFGLAPLPINEARMKWSVAMPQPIPIMGKVLYEHMKAHGIKTVGYIGYSDSYGDLWVNDFKTQAVPMGLTMATEERFARPDTSVAGQVLKLVAANPDAVLIGASGTAAALPQTTLRERGYKGLIYQTHGAASMDFIRIAGPAAEGVIMASGPVMSPESQPDSALTKKPGLALNTAYEAKYGANSRSQFAGHSYDAFEVLKRVIPVALKKAKPGTPEFREAIRLALISEKEIAASQGVYNFTEKDRYGLDDRSRIILTVKDGKYVPAK; from the coding sequence ATGAAGAAGGCTTTTCTGTCCGCGGCGGCCGTCATCGCGGCCCTCGCCCTGCCGGGGGCGCCGGTCATTGCACAGACCAATGAAATCACGATCGGCATCACCGTCACCACGACCGGGCCCGCGGCGGCGCTGGGCATTCCCGAACGCAACTCGCTCGATTTCGTGCCGAAGGAAATCGGCGGCGTGCCGATCAAGATCATCGTGCTCGATGACGGCGGCGATCCGACCACGGCGACCACCAATGCACGGCGCTTCGTCACCGAATCGAAGGCCGACATCATCATGGGCTCCTCGACGACACCTCCGACGGTTGCGGTTTCCACGGTAGCGAACGAGGCGGGGATTCCGCATTTCGGCCTGGCGCCGCTCCCGATCAACGAGGCGCGCATGAAGTGGTCGGTCGCGATGCCGCAGCCGATCCCGATCATGGGCAAGGTGCTGTACGAGCACATGAAGGCGCACGGCATCAAGACCGTGGGCTACATCGGCTACTCCGATTCCTACGGTGATCTCTGGGTCAACGACTTCAAGACCCAGGCCGTGCCCATGGGCCTGACCATGGCGACCGAAGAGCGCTTTGCCCGTCCGGATACGTCGGTCGCCGGCCAGGTGCTGAAGCTGGTCGCCGCCAATCCCGACGCCGTTCTCATCGGCGCTTCCGGCACCGCAGCGGCGCTGCCGCAGACCACGCTGCGCGAGCGCGGCTACAAGGGCCTGATCTACCAGACCCACGGCGCCGCCAGCATGGACTTCATCCGCATCGCGGGTCCTGCGGCGGAAGGCGTGATCATGGCTTCCGGTCCGGTGATGTCGCCGGAGTCCCAGCCCGACAGCGCGCTGACCAAGAAGCCGGGTCTCGCGCTCAACACCGCCTACGAAGCCAAGTATGGTGCCAACAGCCGCAGCCAGTTCGCCGGCCATTCCTACGACGCCTTTGAGGTGCTCAAGCGCGTGATACCGGTGGCGCTGAAGAAGGCCAAGCCGGGCACGCCGGAATTCCGCGAGGCGATCCGTCTGGCGCTGATCTCGGAGAAGGAAATCGCGGCAAGCCAGGGCGTCTACAACTTCACCGAAAAGGATCGCTACGGCCTCGACGACCGCTCGCGCATCATCCTGACCGTGAAGGACGGCAAGTACGTCCCGGCGAAGTGA
- a CDS encoding acyl-CoA thioesterase, with protein sequence MFVNRRDVQIQWGDCDPANIVYYPRYFAMFDDSTSIMFEAAGFSKQDLIRKYGLVGIPMVDTRAKFHIPSTHGDWIRIESRIESFKRSSFEVVHNVFKGEALAIEAFETRVLVGKHPDDPAKLKSAPMPPEIIERFMRG encoded by the coding sequence ATGTTCGTCAACCGGCGCGACGTGCAGATCCAGTGGGGCGATTGCGACCCCGCCAACATCGTTTACTATCCGCGTTATTTCGCGATGTTCGACGATTCCACCTCGATCATGTTCGAAGCCGCCGGCTTTTCGAAACAGGATCTCATCCGCAAATATGGCCTCGTCGGCATTCCCATGGTCGACACGAGGGCCAAATTTCATATCCCGTCCACCCATGGCGACTGGATCCGGATCGAAAGCCGGATCGAGAGTTTCAAGCGCTCCAGCTTCGAGGTGGTCCACAACGTGTTCAAGGGCGAGGCATTGGCGATCGAGGCGTTCGAAACCCGCGTGCTGGTCGGCAAGCATCCGGACGATCCCGCGAAGCTGAAATCGGCGCCGATGCCGCCGGAGATCATCGAGCGTTTCATGCGGGGCTGA
- a CDS encoding SDR family NAD(P)-dependent oxidoreductase yields MQLKDQAAIVTGGASGLGAATARRLAAQGAKVAVCDLNASLAEAVAAEIGGVAVICDVSDAASAEAAIAKAAAAHGPARVLVNCAGIGVAKRVIGKDGPMALGDFDKVIKVNLIGSFNMLRLATAPMSKLEPLATGERGVVISTASVAAYDGQIGQSAYSASKGGIVAMTLPIARELAQFGIRVLTIAPGLFLTPLLANLPQEAQDSLAASIPFPRRLGQADEFASLALHMIDNPYLNGEVVRLDAALRMAPR; encoded by the coding sequence ATGCAGTTGAAGGACCAGGCCGCCATCGTCACCGGCGGCGCATCGGGATTGGGCGCGGCGACCGCGCGCCGCCTCGCGGCGCAGGGCGCCAAGGTCGCAGTCTGCGATCTCAACGCCAGCCTGGCAGAGGCCGTCGCGGCCGAGATCGGCGGCGTCGCCGTGATCTGCGACGTTTCCGATGCCGCCTCCGCGGAAGCCGCGATCGCGAAGGCGGCGGCTGCCCATGGTCCGGCGCGCGTGCTGGTGAACTGCGCCGGCATCGGCGTCGCCAAGCGCGTGATCGGCAAGGACGGCCCGATGGCGCTCGGCGATTTCGACAAGGTGATCAAGGTCAATCTGATCGGCTCGTTCAACATGCTGCGGTTGGCAACCGCTCCGATGTCGAAGCTCGAGCCGCTTGCGACCGGCGAGCGCGGCGTGGTGATCTCGACCGCCTCGGTCGCGGCCTATGACGGCCAGATCGGTCAGTCGGCCTATTCGGCTTCCAAGGGCGGCATCGTCGCCATGACGCTGCCGATCGCGCGCGAACTGGCGCAGTTCGGGATTCGCGTGCTGACGATCGCGCCGGGCCTGTTCCTCACGCCGCTGCTGGCCAACCTGCCGCAGGAAGCTCAGGACTCGCTTGCCGCCTCGATCCCGTTCCCGCGCCGCCTCGGCCAAGCCGACGAGTTTGCCTCGCTCGCGCTGCACATGATCGACAACCCCTATTTGAACGGCGAAGTGGTGCGGCTCGATGCCGCGCTTCGCATGGCGCCGCGCTAG
- a CDS encoding feruloyl-CoA synthase, with protein MSAKPSMSASTDSAARAGHPLRPISFGTPAVHVERRDDGTIYLRPKAQLRDYPARITDRLHHWAAAAPDRVFMAERNAARGWRQITYAELLTSSRHIASALLARGLSAERPVVILSGNSVDHALIAFGALYAGIPFCPVSPAYSLVSRDYGKLSYLMKLLTPGLVFVDDATKFADALAANVSFGTEIAASRGAVVPGRDVTTLADLMATPLHPRLDAAHEAIGPDTIAKFLLTSGSTGNPKAVINTQRMICANQVMLRETLAFLKDEPPVIVDWLPWNHTFGGNHNIGLTLYNGGSMYLDEGKPMPGGIEETVRNLREISPTVYFNVPKGYESLLPYLRDDAALRKKFFARLHAMFFSGAALSAFVWNSLDELSVQETGYRVPMLTGLGATETAPFFMSVNPVTSRSGHVGLPVLGNDAKLVPNNGKLEVRAKGPNVMPGYWRQPDITAKSFDEEGFYKMGDALKPAVADDFDAGFDFDGRIGEDFKLASGTWVSVGPLRARFVAGCAPLVRDVVITGINRDEISALVVLDLDGCRLINPTLPQDDLAAAASDPLIVAAFRERFEKLVAGATGSSTRITRAVLLDTPLSIDRGEVTDKGSINQRAVLENRSALIEEIYSPAPPAQVIAL; from the coding sequence ATGAGCGCCAAGCCCAGCATGTCCGCCTCGACCGATTCAGCCGCGCGCGCCGGTCATCCGCTGCGCCCGATCTCGTTCGGCACGCCCGCGGTGCATGTCGAGCGCCGCGACGACGGCACCATCTATCTGCGCCCGAAAGCGCAGTTGCGGGACTATCCGGCGCGCATCACCGATCGGCTGCATCATTGGGCCGCAGCGGCGCCCGATCGGGTCTTCATGGCGGAGCGCAACGCGGCACGGGGCTGGCGGCAGATCACCTATGCGGAGCTGTTGACGTCGTCGCGGCATATCGCGTCTGCGCTGCTGGCGCGCGGCCTTTCGGCAGAAAGGCCAGTCGTCATCCTGTCCGGCAACTCGGTCGATCATGCGCTCATAGCGTTCGGCGCGCTCTATGCCGGCATTCCCTTCTGTCCGGTATCGCCGGCCTATTCGCTGGTATCGCGCGACTACGGCAAGCTCAGCTATCTGATGAAGCTGTTGACTCCCGGCCTCGTGTTCGTCGACGACGCGACGAAATTCGCCGATGCGCTCGCCGCCAATGTGTCGTTCGGGACCGAGATCGCCGCCTCGCGCGGTGCGGTGGTTCCCGGCCGCGATGTCACGACGCTTGCAGATCTGATGGCGACGCCACTGCATCCGCGGCTCGACGCGGCGCACGAGGCGATCGGCCCGGACACGATCGCAAAGTTCCTGCTGACGTCGGGCTCGACCGGCAACCCGAAGGCCGTGATCAACACGCAACGCATGATCTGCGCCAATCAGGTGATGCTGCGCGAGACGCTGGCGTTCCTGAAGGACGAGCCGCCGGTCATCGTCGATTGGCTGCCGTGGAATCACACCTTCGGCGGCAATCACAACATCGGGCTGACGCTCTATAATGGCGGCTCGATGTATCTCGACGAGGGCAAGCCGATGCCCGGCGGCATCGAGGAGACCGTGCGCAATCTCCGGGAGATTTCGCCGACGGTCTATTTCAACGTGCCCAAGGGCTATGAATCGCTGTTGCCCTATCTGCGCGACGATGCGGCCTTGCGCAAAAAGTTCTTTGCGCGGCTGCATGCGATGTTCTTTTCGGGCGCGGCGCTGTCGGCCTTCGTCTGGAACAGCCTCGACGAATTGTCGGTCCAGGAAACCGGCTATCGCGTGCCGATGCTGACCGGGCTTGGTGCCACCGAGACTGCGCCGTTCTTCATGTCGGTCAATCCGGTGACCAGCCGCTCCGGCCATGTTGGGCTGCCGGTTTTGGGCAATGATGCGAAACTCGTGCCCAATAATGGCAAGCTGGAGGTTCGCGCCAAGGGGCCGAACGTGATGCCCGGCTATTGGCGTCAGCCTGATATCACGGCGAAGTCCTTCGATGAGGAAGGCTTCTACAAGATGGGCGATGCGCTCAAGCCGGCCGTTGCAGATGATTTCGACGCCGGCTTCGATTTCGACGGCCGCATCGGTGAGGACTTCAAGCTTGCCAGCGGCACCTGGGTCAGCGTCGGCCCGTTACGGGCGCGCTTCGTCGCGGGCTGCGCGCCGCTGGTGCGAGACGTCGTCATTACCGGCATTAACCGCGACGAAATATCGGCGCTGGTGGTGCTCGACCTCGACGGGTGCCGCCTGATCAATCCGACGCTTCCGCAAGACGACCTCGCTGCTGCGGCGTCCGATCCGCTGATCGTCGCGGCCTTCCGCGAACGCTTTGAGAAGCTCGTCGCGGGCGCAACGGGTTCATCGACCAGGATCACGCGCGCGGTGCTGCTCGATACGCCGCTGTCGATCGATCGCGGCGAGGTCACCGACAAGGGTTCGATCAACCAGCGCGCGGTTCTGGAGAACCGCAGTGCGCTGATCGAGGAGATCTATTCGCCCGCGCCACCAGCGCAGGTGATCGCGCTGTAA
- a CDS encoding crotonase/enoyl-CoA hydratase family protein translates to MGNASTATAGQSDLLKIEQKGAVLTVGLNRPAKRNALNDGIILAIQDCFSNLPDGTGAVVIHGVGDHFSSGLDLSELTEHDATEGLRHSQMWHRVFDRIQYSRVPVIAALRGAVIGGGLELACAAHIRVAEPSAYFALPEGQRGIFVGGGGSVRLPRLIGVARMIDMMLTGRVYSATEGSAYGFSQYLTEAGGALPKALELAERVAANAPLTNFAVLQALPMIAEANPQTGLLMESLMATVAQSDKEAKRRIRAFLDHKTAKVKPT, encoded by the coding sequence ATGGGAAACGCTTCCACCGCCACCGCGGGTCAATCCGACCTGCTCAAGATCGAGCAGAAGGGCGCGGTGCTGACCGTGGGCCTCAACCGTCCGGCCAAGCGCAATGCACTGAACGACGGCATCATCCTCGCGATCCAGGATTGCTTCTCCAATCTCCCCGATGGCACAGGCGCGGTGGTCATCCATGGCGTCGGCGACCATTTTTCTTCCGGCCTTGACCTGTCCGAACTGACCGAGCACGACGCCACTGAGGGCCTGCGCCATTCGCAGATGTGGCACCGGGTGTTCGATCGCATCCAGTATAGCCGGGTCCCCGTAATCGCGGCGCTGAGGGGCGCGGTGATCGGCGGCGGGCTGGAGCTGGCCTGCGCCGCGCATATCCGCGTCGCCGAACCATCGGCCTATTTCGCGCTGCCCGAAGGCCAGCGCGGCATCTTCGTCGGCGGCGGCGGATCGGTGCGGCTGCCGCGGCTGATCGGGGTGGCGCGGATGATCGACATGATGCTCACGGGGCGGGTCTATTCGGCGACCGAAGGCTCGGCCTACGGCTTCTCGCAATACCTCACCGAGGCCGGCGGCGCACTGCCGAAGGCGCTGGAACTGGCGGAACGCGTGGCGGCGAACGCGCCGCTGACCAATTTTGCGGTGCTGCAGGCGCTGCCGATGATCGCGGAGGCCAACCCGCAAACTGGTCTGCTGATGGAATCCCTGATGGCAACCGTGGCGCAAAGCGACAAAGAGGCCAAGCGCCGCATTCGTGCGTTTCTCGACCACAAGACCGCAAAGGTGAAGCCGACCTGA
- a CDS encoding DUF3237 domain-containing protein yields MSPQLETRYVFTITARIGEVTSVGEIGTGVRRIIPIIGGEVKGERINGKVLPFGADFQIIRPNELIELEAKYAFETDDGAVVYVENKGLRFGPVELLQKLKRGEPVDPKLIYFRTVPKFETGAEKYRWLMQNLFIASAARHADRVVIDVHQVL; encoded by the coding sequence ATGAGCCCGCAGCTTGAGACCAGATACGTCTTCACCATCACGGCCCGGATCGGCGAGGTGACTTCGGTCGGCGAGATCGGCACCGGCGTGCGCCGGATCATTCCGATCATCGGCGGCGAGGTGAAGGGGGAGAGGATCAACGGCAAGGTTCTTCCCTTCGGGGCGGACTTCCAGATCATCCGCCCGAACGAATTGATCGAGCTGGAAGCCAAATACGCCTTCGAGACCGACGACGGTGCGGTGGTCTATGTCGAGAACAAGGGCCTGCGCTTCGGTCCGGTCGAACTCCTGCAGAAGCTCAAGCGCGGCGAGCCGGTCGATCCAAAGCTGATCTATTTCCGCACCGTGCCGAAATTCGAGACGGGTGCAGAGAAATATCGCTGGCTGATGCAAAACCTCTTCATCGCCTCCGCCGCCCGCCACGCCGACCGCGTCGTCATCGACGTGCATCAGGTGCTGTGA
- a CDS encoding TRAP transporter large permease gives MNTDTVAVLGFVALFVLMLLRVPVGMAMGLVGVCGFGYLVGFTPALKMVGQTSMRTVTDYTFGVIPMFLLMGAFVSNSGMSRELFRAANGFVGHLRGGLGIATVGACGGFAAICGSSVATAATFSAVAYPEMRRYGYPQSFATGVIAAGGTLGAMLPPSTVLAVYGIITEQDIGKLFIAGIIPGLLAIAMYMLTISLIGWFRPDFLPAGPRTKWRDRLAGLKNIWAPVLLFIFVIGGLYGLPFLPRFTPTEAGGVGATGAFLIGIVTGRLDKQKILGSLLQATRTAAAVFTVLIGALIFGYFLTVTQTPQKVTELLTGLGLGPYGILALIMVMYLVLGCLMDAMAMIILTVPIIFPVIVHLGFDPIWFGVIIVMTVELGLISPPIGMNVFVIKSVVKDVSFSTIFRGVMPFVVTDLIRLVILIAFPLLALWLPQRMAG, from the coding sequence ATGAACACCGATACCGTCGCGGTTCTGGGATTTGTCGCGCTCTTCGTGCTGATGCTGCTGCGCGTGCCGGTCGGCATGGCGATGGGCCTCGTCGGCGTCTGTGGCTTCGGTTATCTGGTCGGCTTCACGCCGGCGCTCAAGATGGTCGGCCAGACCTCGATGCGCACGGTGACCGACTACACCTTCGGCGTGATTCCGATGTTCCTCTTGATGGGAGCATTCGTCAGCAATTCCGGCATGAGCCGCGAACTGTTCCGCGCCGCCAACGGCTTTGTCGGCCATCTGCGCGGCGGGCTTGGCATTGCTACCGTCGGGGCCTGCGGCGGTTTTGCCGCGATCTGCGGCTCGTCGGTGGCGACTGCCGCGACGTTCTCGGCCGTCGCCTATCCGGAAATGCGGCGCTATGGCTATCCGCAATCCTTTGCCACCGGCGTGATCGCGGCCGGCGGCACGTTGGGCGCCATGTTACCGCCATCGACGGTGCTCGCCGTCTACGGCATCATTACCGAACAGGATATCGGCAAGCTGTTCATCGCCGGCATCATCCCCGGCCTGCTCGCCATTGCCATGTACATGCTTACGATTTCGCTGATCGGCTGGTTCCGGCCGGACTTTCTGCCGGCGGGTCCGCGAACCAAATGGCGCGATCGCTTGGCCGGCCTGAAGAACATCTGGGCGCCGGTGCTGCTGTTCATCTTCGTGATCGGTGGGCTGTACGGCCTGCCATTTCTGCCGCGCTTTACGCCGACGGAGGCAGGCGGCGTCGGCGCCACCGGTGCGTTCCTGATTGGCATAGTGACGGGAAGGCTGGACAAGCAAAAGATCCTGGGCTCGTTACTGCAGGCGACCCGCACCGCAGCCGCGGTGTTCACGGTGCTCATTGGCGCGCTGATCTTCGGTTATTTCCTGACGGTGACGCAGACTCCGCAGAAGGTGACGGAACTGCTCACCGGCCTCGGGCTCGGTCCCTACGGCATCCTGGCGCTGATCATGGTGATGTATTTGGTGCTGGGCTGCCTGATGGATGCCATGGCCATGATCATCCTGACGGTGCCGATCATCTTTCCAGTGATCGTGCACCTCGGTTTTGATCCGATCTGGTTCGGCGTCATCATCGTGATGACGGTAGAACTTGGCCTCATCTCTCCGCCGATCGGCATGAATGTCTTTGTCATCAAGAGCGTCGTCAAGGACGTGTCGTTCTCCACGATCTTCCGTGGCGTGATGCCTTTCGTGGTGACGGACTTGATCCGGCTGGTGATCCTGATCGCATTTCCACTACTGGCACTGTGGCTGCCGCAGCGCATGGCCGGATAG